The window GGTGCCCACCGCGGCCAGCGAACCGGGGAGGCGCAAGGCAATTTCGTGGTCGCCCCAGATCGAGGTCGAGAGATTCAGCATCCAAAAAAACAACGGTGGCTTATTGAAGTAGGGAATACCTTGGTAAGTGAGGTCGAAGAATTCACCCCGCCGGGCCATCTCTCCGGCGATGCCCGCATAGAGCCCTTCGCTGCCTTCCAATAACGACAGGTGGAGGTTGGCAAAATAGGCCCAGCCGCCCACAAGAGCCAGCAACACCATCTCGAGGTACTGGCGCCCGACGAGATTCTCCCGCAGGGAGACGCAGGCTGGCCTGCAGGTGTGGGACAGAGGACCGACATCGAGCGGCGACGGAGGTACGTTCATGTCTGCCATCGGTGATCCTATCGTGCCCGATCGACGGCAATGGTGATGAGAATGGCCGACTCGTCGATGGCCCGCAGCGAATGGGGCGCGCCTCCCTCCAGGACGAGTAATTGCCCCTGCCTCATCTCGACCGTCCGGCCATCGGCGATAAATTCAATCCGGCCTTGGAGCACTTGCACGGAAATCTGTCCATCCGCCTTATGTGTCCCCAATGCACTCCCCGCATGCAGCGCCCGTAACACGACCCGCATCGCTGCAGACTTCGTCAGGATAATCGTGTGGTCCTTGCCCTCCAGCCAGGCCGGCTCGAGTTTGAGTTGCCCGAGGGATGCGAGGACATCGTAGGTCGTCCACACACCCGTCGACGTCATCCCCTTCTTCTCGTCATGTTCTGCCTGTTGCATCGCACACCTTCCTTACCTGCATTCATTTCTTATATTTCGCATGTCGTCAGACACGAATCAAGGTCGTCGAGAGCCGTGTTGCGAAATACGGCGCTTGCCGGTCGGGCTCCATCTCGCACCATGGCAATATCCTCTCCGGTGTTCCCGTCACCTGCGTCTATGCATCGTCCGGCCGAACAAGCCCTCGTCCCACCATCCCCTTCCTGGGATCCCGCCGCGAAAATGGCCTGTTCTTGCACAATGTGGGCATGCTCGATCGACCGCTCCCTCTACAAAGCGGTCTTCTGAAATCGTCTGGTTGCCACCCAGAGCGTGAGCGACCCCAGGATCAACAGCGTCGCCATCTGCGGCCAGAGAATCTCCAGCCCTACTCCTTTCAAGAAGATCCCGCGGATGATGACGAGGAAGTAGCGCAGCGGGTTGAGGTAGGTCAGCCATTGCACAGTCTCGGGCATGTTGGCGATCGGGAAGACGAAGCCGGAGAGCAGCATGGCAGGGAAGTAATAGAAAAACGCGCTCATCATCGCCTGCT is drawn from Nitrospira sp. and contains these coding sequences:
- a CDS encoding cupin domain-containing protein: MQQAEHDEKKGMTSTGVWTTYDVLASLGQLKLEPAWLEGKDHTIILTKSAAMRVVLRALHAGSALGTHKADGQISVQVLQGRIEFIADGRTVEMRQGQLLVLEGGAPHSLRAIDESAILITIAVDRAR